The Hymenobacter sp. 5317J-9 genome has a window encoding:
- the era gene encoding GTPase Era codes for MNPETKPHRAGFVSIIGKPNVGKSTLMNALVGERLSIVTSKAQTTRHRILGILNGDDFQLIYSDTPGIIQPKYELHNAMMSFVYSSLEDADVVLFVTDIYEKHDEEPVVERLRKMVDTPIILLVNKIDQADQTEVEAKLAYWKEQLPNAAEVLPISALNHFGTDGVLQLVLERLPVHPPYYPKDELTDKPERFFAAEMVREKIFKLYKKEIPYSCEVVIEEFKEEDAIIRIRGIIYVERSSQKGIVIGQGGEALKKVGTWAREEMEKFFLKKVFLELHVKVNENWRTDAKALSRFGYQ; via the coding sequence GTGAACCCCGAAACTAAACCCCACCGCGCCGGCTTCGTGAGCATCATTGGCAAGCCCAACGTGGGCAAGTCCACGCTGATGAACGCGCTGGTGGGCGAGCGGCTCAGCATCGTCACGAGCAAGGCCCAGACCACGCGCCACCGCATTCTGGGCATCCTCAACGGCGATGACTTTCAGTTGATTTATTCCGACACGCCCGGCATCATTCAGCCCAAATACGAGCTGCACAACGCCATGATGTCGTTCGTGTATTCGTCGCTCGAAGATGCCGATGTGGTGCTCTTCGTCACAGACATCTACGAAAAGCACGACGAGGAACCCGTGGTGGAGCGCCTGCGCAAGATGGTGGACACGCCCATCATCCTGCTCGTCAATAAAATCGACCAGGCCGACCAGACCGAGGTAGAAGCCAAGCTGGCTTATTGGAAGGAGCAACTGCCCAACGCCGCTGAGGTATTGCCCATCTCGGCCCTCAACCATTTCGGCACCGACGGCGTGCTGCAACTGGTGCTGGAGCGCCTGCCCGTCCACCCACCATACTATCCTAAAGACGAACTAACCGACAAACCGGAGCGGTTTTTTGCCGCCGAAATGGTGCGTGAGAAAATCTTCAAGCTCTACAAAAAGGAGATACCCTACAGCTGCGAGGTTGTGATTGAGGAGTTTAAGGAGGAAGACGCCATCATTCGCATCCGCGGCATCATCTATGTGGAGCGTAGCAGCCAGAAGGGCATTGTCATCGGCCAGGGCGGCGAGGCGCTAAAAAAGGTAGGCACCTGGGCGCGCGAGGAAATGGAGAAATTTTTCCTCAAAAAGGTGTTCCTGGAACTGCACGTGAAGGTGAACGAGAACTGGCGCACCGATGCGAAAGCGCTGAGCCGCTTCGGTTATCAATAA
- the hemH gene encoding ferrochelatase → MNSTTSPNARIGVLLVNLGTPDSPNTPDVRRYLNEFLTDGRVVDMPAAIRYPLFQGLVVPLRAPKSAKIYKELWTDRGSPLLFHGLDLQQKVQAELGERYVVAFGMRYQKPSIEKALEELRVAEVERIIVLPLFPQYASASTGSVQEKVMDIVKDWWVVPSISFISQFATDPGFIATIVARGRAEMAKHNYDHIVFSYHGIPERHVKKGDPTNYCRFGSCCDTLTPQNQYCYRAQCFATSRLVAEGLGIKPEQYTVAFQSRLQSRLRDPWLQPYTDEVLKEFPAKGINNVLAFSPAFVADCLETTIEVGEEFKELFEEAGGKHWQLVPSLNSEPQWVDAVANMIRRN, encoded by the coding sequence ATGAATTCCACTACTTCGCCCAACGCCCGCATTGGCGTGCTGCTCGTCAACCTCGGTACGCCCGACTCACCCAACACGCCCGACGTGCGGCGCTACCTCAACGAATTCCTCACCGACGGCCGGGTGGTTGACATGCCCGCCGCCATTCGCTACCCGCTGTTTCAGGGGCTGGTGGTGCCGCTGCGGGCGCCCAAGTCGGCCAAGATTTACAAAGAGCTTTGGACCGACCGGGGCTCGCCCCTGCTCTTCCACGGCCTCGACCTGCAACAGAAGGTGCAGGCCGAACTGGGCGAGCGCTACGTGGTAGCCTTCGGTATGCGCTACCAGAAGCCCAGCATCGAGAAGGCGCTGGAAGAGCTGCGAGTGGCCGAAGTGGAGCGCATCATTGTGCTGCCGCTGTTCCCGCAATATGCGTCGGCCAGCACGGGCTCGGTGCAGGAGAAGGTGATGGACATTGTGAAAGACTGGTGGGTGGTGCCCAGCATCAGCTTCATCAGCCAGTTTGCCACCGACCCGGGCTTCATCGCCACCATCGTGGCACGCGGCCGGGCGGAAATGGCCAAACACAACTACGACCACATCGTGTTCAGCTACCACGGCATTCCGGAGCGCCACGTCAAAAAAGGCGACCCGACCAACTACTGCCGCTTCGGCAGCTGCTGCGACACGCTCACGCCGCAGAACCAATATTGCTACCGCGCCCAGTGCTTCGCCACGTCGCGCCTGGTGGCCGAAGGTCTGGGCATCAAACCCGAGCAATACACGGTGGCTTTCCAGAGCCGCCTGCAAAGCCGCCTGCGCGACCCCTGGCTGCAGCCTTACACCGATGAGGTGCTGAAGGAATTTCCCGCCAAGGGCATCAACAACGTGCTTGCCTTCTCCCCGGCTTTCGTGGCCGACTGCCTCGAAACCACCATCGAGGTGGGCGAAGAGTTCAAGGAACTGTTTGAAGAAGCAGGCGGCAAGCACTGGCAGCTGGTGCCCTCGCTGAACTCGGAGCCGCAGTGGGTGGACGCCGTGGCCAACATGATTCGGCGGAATTAG
- a CDS encoding T9SS type A sorting domain-containing protein yields the protein MRFHYTFALIFSLAASIKSQAQQVVKILFDATKAQTAGNADWVIDADVAGSPQRLPTPAQSTITASTSEGFWTGAISSWGIALVKRGYQVETLPSSGRITYGDASNAQDLRNYAAYIVDEPNTRYTTAEKTAILNYVRNGGGLFMISDHTISDRNGDGWDSPAIWNDLMSSASPANPFGITFDLNNLTFTSGVGAATAPADSLLHGPAGNPVAMEYHNGASLTLSPTANASVHGALFRPGAATTGTTGALVAWARYGRGRVAALGDSSPPDDGTGAPGNNLYDGWAAEANGDHARILLNATIWLATPNRTATATRRATEADFSIYPNPSADAFFLSGNVLPIEIRCQDMLGRPVTLSSTLAGPGALRLDAAGLAPGLYVLSLHLPDGQVLTRQVVRQ from the coding sequence ATGCGCTTTCATTACACGTTTGCTCTTATTTTCAGCTTGGCTGCCAGCATTAAGAGCCAAGCCCAGCAAGTTGTCAAAATCCTATTTGATGCCACTAAAGCCCAAACGGCCGGCAACGCCGACTGGGTGATTGACGCCGACGTGGCGGGCAGCCCTCAGCGCCTGCCCACGCCCGCCCAAAGCACCATCACGGCCAGTACATCCGAAGGTTTCTGGACGGGTGCCATTTCGTCGTGGGGCATTGCCCTGGTGAAGCGCGGCTACCAGGTCGAAACCCTGCCCAGCAGCGGCCGCATTACCTACGGCGACGCCAGCAATGCCCAGGACCTGCGCAACTACGCGGCCTACATTGTCGACGAGCCCAACACGCGCTACACCACGGCCGAAAAAACGGCGATTCTGAACTACGTGCGCAACGGCGGCGGCCTGTTCATGATTTCAGACCACACTATCTCGGACCGCAACGGCGACGGTTGGGATTCGCCGGCCATCTGGAACGACCTGATGAGTTCGGCTAGCCCCGCCAACCCCTTCGGCATCACCTTCGACCTAAATAACCTCACCTTCACCTCCGGCGTGGGCGCGGCCACGGCCCCTGCCGACTCCCTGCTACACGGCCCGGCCGGCAACCCCGTGGCCATGGAATACCACAACGGCGCCAGCCTCACGCTGAGCCCAACGGCCAATGCCAGCGTACACGGCGCCCTGTTCCGGCCCGGCGCGGCCACCACCGGCACCACCGGCGCGCTGGTGGCGTGGGCCCGCTACGGCCGCGGCCGCGTGGCCGCCCTCGGCGATTCGTCGCCGCCCGACGACGGCACCGGCGCGCCCGGCAACAACCTTTACGACGGCTGGGCGGCCGAAGCCAACGGCGACCATGCCCGCATCCTGCTCAATGCCACCATTTGGCTGGCCACTCCCAACCGCACCGCCACCGCCACCCGCCGCGCCACCGAAGCCGATTTCAGCATCTACCCCAATCCGAGTGCCGACGCGTTTTTCCTCAGTGGGAACGTGCTGCCCATCGAAATCCGCTGCCAGGACATGCTCGGCCGACCAGTGACCCTTAGCAGCACACTGGCCGGCCCGGGCGCCTTGCGCTTGGATGCAGCCGGCCTGGCCCCGGGCCTCTACGTGCTCAGCCTGCATTTGCCCGACGGGCAGGTGCTCACCCGCCAAGTTGTGCGGCAATAA
- a CDS encoding PRC-barrel domain-containing protein: METPVLRRLRDLTDFEVADGNPDVRGWTVRGNDGQALGTVFELIVDPEAMKVRYLDVELDSRFHINEHENHILLPIGAASLDEEGDNVFVPALNAESVLNYPPYVEIQITREYEEAMLRALGQEPAATPRFYEQESFDTDSFYSRRRAS, from the coding sequence ATGGAAACCCCCGTACTGCGCCGCCTGCGCGACCTTACCGATTTTGAAGTAGCCGATGGTAACCCCGACGTGCGCGGCTGGACCGTGCGCGGCAACGATGGCCAGGCCCTGGGCACTGTGTTTGAGTTGATAGTGGACCCCGAAGCCATGAAAGTGCGCTACCTCGACGTGGAGCTGGACTCGCGTTTCCACATCAACGAGCACGAGAATCACATCCTGCTGCCCATCGGGGCCGCTTCGCTCGATGAAGAAGGCGACAACGTGTTTGTGCCGGCGCTCAATGCGGAGTCGGTGCTGAACTACCCGCCCTACGTCGAAATACAAATTACCCGCGAATACGAGGAAGCCATGCTGCGCGCCCTGGGCCAGGAGCCCGCCGCCACCCCGCGCTTCTACGAGCAGGAATCGTTCGACACCGACAGCTTCTACAGCCGTCGCCGCGCCTCCTGA
- a CDS encoding PA2169 family four-helix-bundle protein, whose amino-acid sequence MEPTNASPEATPTAAPDNGGAYATATGNTAEALLTKAQQWLKDSNVKELLNKVPASLKTVSDTATTGFNKLSTTQKVVGGALLVAGATYLARRGSSGKRAQAATINELLYFVNDRIEGYRRAADESRNTQHRSYYLQLVSQSQQFANQLNAYLDQEGAGRQNSTTLKGKLYRAFMDAKAAVTGRDESSIIGSNIYGEEWALKAYEEALNDGTLTGPMRRAVEHQFAQSKKTYSELKRMDAAQR is encoded by the coding sequence ATGGAACCAACCAACGCCTCCCCCGAAGCTACCCCGACGGCTGCCCCCGATAATGGCGGCGCCTATGCCACTGCCACCGGCAATACCGCCGAAGCGCTGCTGACCAAAGCCCAGCAGTGGCTCAAAGACAGCAATGTCAAGGAACTGCTGAACAAGGTGCCGGCTTCTCTCAAAACCGTGAGCGACACCGCTACCACCGGCTTCAACAAGCTGAGCACGACCCAAAAGGTGGTGGGTGGCGCCCTGCTGGTGGCTGGCGCCACCTACCTGGCCCGTCGCGGCAGCAGCGGCAAGCGTGCCCAGGCTGCTACCATCAACGAATTGCTCTATTTCGTGAACGACCGCATTGAGGGGTACCGCCGCGCGGCCGACGAAAGCCGCAACACGCAGCACCGCAGCTACTACCTGCAGCTGGTGAGCCAGAGCCAGCAGTTTGCCAACCAGCTGAACGCCTACCTTGACCAGGAAGGCGCCGGCCGTCAGAACAGCACCACCCTGAAAGGCAAGCTGTACCGCGCCTTTATGGATGCCAAGGCGGCCGTGACCGGCCGCGATGAAAGCTCCATCATTGGCTCGAACATCTACGGCGAGGAATGGGCCCTGAAGGCCTACGAGGAAGCCCTCAACGATGGTACCCTCACCGGCCCCATGCGCCGGGCTGTGGAACACCAGTTTGCCCAATCGAAGAAAACCTACAGCGAGTTAAAGCGCATGGACGCTGCTCAGCGCTAG
- a CDS encoding cysteine desulfurase family protein, which yields MTPTTPAFVYFDNAATTPLDPEVLEAMLPFLSNHYGNPSSLHGPGRQVRAAIENARKTVAHLLNAAPAEIIFTSGGTEADNYAAFGSIRTLGLKHAITSKLEHHAVLHPLQALAKLGEIELHYVKHNDQGALDLGHLEELLATQSRTFVSLMHANNEIGNLNDIEAIGEICARYDAVFHTDTVQTMGHYRHDVQQLKNHFLVGSAHKFHGPKGVGFIYTRSGLQVSPLIHGGSQERNVRSGTENVYGIVGLAKALEIAVRDLAAHQAHVQGLKTRFIEKLRAEIEDVQFNGLSEHADKSLYTVLSVSLPPSAINEMLLFNLDINKVAASGGSACTSGAQAGSHVLEALGCDPDRATVRFSMSKMNTAAEVDYAVEALAKLYRPVAV from the coding sequence ATGACCCCAACCACCCCCGCCTTCGTTTATTTCGACAACGCCGCCACCACGCCCCTCGACCCGGAGGTGCTGGAGGCCATGCTGCCTTTTCTGAGCAACCACTACGGCAACCCGAGCAGCCTGCACGGACCCGGCCGGCAGGTGCGCGCGGCCATCGAGAATGCCCGCAAAACGGTGGCCCACTTGCTGAATGCCGCACCGGCCGAAATCATTTTCACCAGCGGCGGCACCGAGGCCGACAACTACGCGGCTTTTGGCAGCATCCGCACGCTGGGGCTGAAGCACGCCATCACCTCGAAGCTGGAGCACCACGCCGTGCTGCACCCGCTGCAGGCGCTGGCCAAACTGGGCGAGATTGAGCTGCACTACGTGAAGCACAATGACCAGGGCGCCCTGGATTTGGGCCACCTAGAAGAACTGCTGGCCACGCAGTCGCGCACGTTCGTGAGCCTGATGCATGCCAACAACGAGATTGGCAACCTCAACGACATTGAGGCCATTGGCGAGATTTGTGCCCGGTACGACGCCGTGTTCCACACCGACACGGTGCAGACCATGGGCCACTACCGGCACGACGTGCAGCAGCTGAAAAACCACTTTCTGGTGGGTTCGGCACACAAGTTTCACGGGCCGAAGGGCGTGGGCTTCATCTATACCCGCAGCGGCCTGCAGGTGAGCCCGCTTATTCACGGGGGCTCGCAGGAGCGCAACGTGCGTTCGGGCACCGAGAATGTGTACGGCATTGTGGGCCTGGCCAAGGCGCTGGAAATAGCGGTGCGCGACCTGGCAGCCCACCAGGCACACGTACAGGGCCTGAAAACCCGCTTCATCGAAAAGCTACGGGCCGAAATTGAGGACGTGCAGTTCAACGGGCTCTCGGAGCACGCCGACAAGAGCCTCTACACGGTGCTGAGCGTGAGCCTGCCGCCGTCGGCCATCAACGAGATGCTGCTGTTCAACCTCGATATTAATAAGGTAGCGGCCTCGGGTGGCTCGGCTTGTACCAGCGGCGCCCAGGCCGGCTCGCACGTGCTGGAAGCGCTGGGCTGCGACCCCGACCGGGCCACGGTGCGCTTCTCGATGAGCAAGATGAACACCGCCGCTGAGGTGGATTACGCTGTAGAGGCGCTGGCCAAGCTCTACCGGCCGGTGGCGGTTTAA
- the mazG gene encoding nucleoside triphosphate pyrophosphohydrolase, with amino-acid sequence MENTAPAPGDLLASARRPAQLEAFGRLLDVLDRLRTECPWDKKQTLQSLRHLTIEETYEISDAILRDDLPDLKKELGDVMLHLTFYARIAAEKGAFDIADVLNAQCEKLIYRHPHIYGDVQADDEDAVKRNWEQLKLKEKGNTTGVLGGVPTSLPALVKAMRIQEKARGAGFDWEQPEQVWQKVQEELGEFGEEYGHGNPAKMQAERAADEFGDLLFSLVNFARFAGINPEEALERTNRKFISRFQYLESAAAAHGQRLADLTLAEMDVYWEQAKRRSPQPDGAN; translated from the coding sequence ATGGAAAACACTGCCCCCGCCCCTGGCGACCTGCTCGCCAGTGCCCGCCGGCCGGCTCAGCTTGAAGCTTTTGGCCGCCTGCTCGACGTTCTGGACCGCCTGCGCACCGAGTGCCCCTGGGACAAAAAACAAACCCTGCAAAGCCTGCGCCACCTCACCATTGAGGAGACCTACGAAATCAGCGACGCCATTTTGCGCGACGACCTGCCGGACCTGAAAAAAGAGCTGGGCGACGTGATGCTGCACCTGACGTTTTACGCCCGCATTGCCGCCGAAAAGGGCGCTTTCGACATCGCCGACGTCCTCAACGCTCAGTGCGAAAAGCTCATTTACCGCCACCCGCACATCTACGGCGACGTGCAGGCCGACGACGAAGACGCCGTGAAGCGCAACTGGGAGCAGCTCAAGCTGAAGGAAAAAGGCAACACCACCGGCGTGCTCGGCGGCGTGCCCACTTCCCTGCCGGCCCTGGTAAAGGCCATGCGCATCCAGGAAAAAGCCCGCGGCGCTGGCTTCGATTGGGAGCAGCCGGAGCAGGTATGGCAGAAAGTGCAGGAAGAGTTAGGAGAATTTGGCGAAGAGTACGGCCACGGCAACCCTGCCAAAATGCAGGCCGAGCGTGCCGCCGATGAATTTGGCGATTTGCTTTTTTCGCTGGTCAATTTTGCCCGCTTCGCCGGCATCAATCCCGAAGAGGCGCTGGAGCGCACAAACCGCAAGTTTATCAGCCGGTTTCAGTACCTGGAAAGCGCCGCAGCGGCCCATGGCCAGCGCCTGGCCGACCTCACGCTGGCCGAAATGGACGTGTATTGGGAACAGGCAAAACGCCGCTCGCCCCAACCCGATGGAGCGAATTAG
- a CDS encoding MotA/TolQ/ExbB proton channel family protein: protein MNTSPRPAATAAKAEAQSSGGASLFSVLVIILAFIVSVVVYKFVLGDASHFQGGNNENNPNAGDYLGVVYKGGFIVPVLMTMLLCVITFSIERALTISKAKGSKSIEAFVRTVRQKLNTNDINGALAACDQQKGSVANVVKAGLLKYNEMGRDRTMATDQKILAIQKEIEESTALELPMLEKNLVIISTLASIATLVGLLGTVFGMIRAFAALAQAGTPDAVALANGISEALINTALGIGTSALAIVAYNYFTSKIDELTYSIDEAGFSIIQTFAAQHGNTQPAQTV, encoded by the coding sequence ATGAATACGAGCCCCCGGCCCGCCGCGACGGCCGCCAAAGCCGAAGCCCAAAGCAGCGGTGGAGCCTCGCTGTTCTCCGTCCTGGTCATTATCCTAGCCTTCATCGTCAGCGTTGTCGTCTATAAATTCGTCCTCGGCGACGCCAGCCACTTCCAAGGTGGCAACAACGAAAACAACCCCAATGCCGGCGACTATCTCGGCGTGGTGTACAAAGGCGGCTTCATCGTGCCCGTGCTGATGACCATGCTGCTCTGCGTAATCACCTTCTCGATTGAGCGTGCCCTGACCATCAGTAAGGCCAAAGGCTCGAAGAGCATTGAAGCTTTCGTGCGCACCGTGCGTCAGAAGCTGAACACCAACGACATCAACGGCGCCCTGGCTGCCTGCGACCAGCAAAAAGGCTCGGTAGCCAACGTGGTGAAAGCCGGCCTGCTGAAATACAACGAAATGGGCCGTGACCGCACCATGGCCACCGACCAGAAAATCCTGGCTATCCAGAAAGAAATTGAAGAAAGCACCGCTCTGGAGCTGCCCATGCTGGAGAAGAACCTCGTTATCATCTCGACGCTGGCTTCTATCGCCACGCTGGTGGGTCTGCTTGGCACGGTATTCGGCATGATTCGCGCCTTCGCCGCTCTGGCGCAGGCCGGTACCCCCGACGCCGTAGCTCTGGCCAACGGTATCTCGGAAGCTCTGATTAACACGGCTCTGGGTATCGGTACCTCGGCCCTGGCCATTGTGGCTTACAACTACTTCACCAGCAAAATTGACGAGCTGACCTACAGCATCGACGAGGCCGGTTTCAGCATCATCCAGACGTTTGCCGCTCAGCACGGCAATACGCAGCCTGCCCAAACGGTTTAA
- a CDS encoding biopolymer transporter ExbD, translated as MPKVKPHRTSPSLDMTPMVDLAFLLVTFFMLTTKFAPEESVVVDTPSSISEIKLPENNVITLTVDKNKRVFFGVDAKQTKIQALQRVGAKYGVQFTAAQAKEFGDLPNFGLPISQLGSYLNMDKEARKLVNKQQPGVPLDSLNNQLVDWVLESRRANQAIFHKPTYIAIKGDGDADVPTVQKIIKVLQEKDINRFNLITDMENKPVAAK; from the coding sequence ATGCCTAAAGTAAAACCGCACCGTACCTCGCCGTCGCTCGACATGACGCCGATGGTGGACCTGGCCTTCTTGCTGGTGACGTTCTTCATGCTCACCACCAAGTTTGCCCCCGAGGAATCTGTGGTGGTGGACACCCCGTCTTCCATCTCGGAGATTAAGTTGCCCGAGAACAATGTGATTACGCTGACCGTCGATAAAAACAAGCGCGTGTTTTTTGGCGTCGATGCGAAGCAAACCAAAATCCAGGCCCTGCAGCGGGTAGGCGCCAAGTACGGCGTACAGTTTACTGCTGCTCAGGCGAAGGAATTTGGTGACCTGCCCAACTTTGGCCTGCCCATCAGCCAGCTCGGCTCCTACCTCAACATGGACAAGGAAGCCCGCAAACTAGTGAACAAGCAGCAGCCCGGTGTGCCCCTCGACTCGCTCAACAACCAACTGGTTGACTGGGTACTGGAGTCGCGTCGTGCCAACCAGGCCATCTTCCACAAGCCGACCTATATCGCCATCAAAGGCGACGGCGACGCGGACGTGCCCACGGTGCAGAAGATTATCAAGGTGCTCCAGGAGAAGGATATCAACCGTTTTAACCTCATTACGGACATGGAGAACAAGCCGGTTGCAGCCAAATAA
- a CDS encoding biopolymer transporter ExbD, whose protein sequence is MAEIQPKGDSGGKGGKKRAKKMSTKIDMTPMVDLAFLLLTFFMLTTTFAKPNVMQLTMPVKKTDDVEDTKIKASQAMTILLGKDNKAYYYFGLNTPADKTVPKPELKVTNFSANGIRQVLLERQRQRPEPIILIKATEDAKYKNMVDILDEMNITNQKKYALVKIPKEDTDLIKESAL, encoded by the coding sequence ATGGCAGAAATCCAACCGAAAGGCGACTCCGGTGGCAAAGGTGGAAAGAAGCGGGCGAAGAAGATGTCGACCAAAATCGACATGACGCCGATGGTGGACTTGGCCTTCCTCCTGCTCACCTTCTTCATGCTGACCACCACCTTCGCCAAACCCAACGTGATGCAGCTCACGATGCCGGTGAAGAAAACCGACGACGTGGAGGACACCAAAATCAAGGCCTCGCAGGCCATGACCATCCTCCTCGGCAAAGACAACAAGGCGTACTACTACTTCGGCCTCAATACCCCGGCCGATAAAACGGTACCCAAGCCCGAGCTGAAAGTGACCAACTTCTCGGCCAACGGCATCCGGCAGGTGTTGCTGGAGCGTCAGCGCCAGCGCCCGGAGCCTATCATCCTCATCAAAGCAACCGAAGACGCCAAGTATAAAAACATGGTGGACATTCTGGACGAGATGAACATCACGAACCAGAAGAAGTACGCTTTGGTGAAAATCCCCAAAGAAGACACGGACCTTATTAAAGAATCAGCGCTATGA
- a CDS encoding energy transducer TonB, producing MLRRLYQRHVTRALIIATAVFLLLIAFPLISQYLKERMPKEPKKNLQENVLMDAPPLDETKPPPPPPPPEAPPPPPPKLTTIKFTPPVVKKDEEVKKEEVPDQEELKDKTVATVTVKGNTDAPDLSELASGEGDKVVEEVVENKVYTYVEQMPQLPGGGGNGAIVAAIQKATKYPPLALRNQVEGRIFVSFTVNAQGDVSDVKVVKGLGSGLDEETIRAVKTLPKFIPGKQNGRAVSVSFTVPITFKIQ from the coding sequence GTGCTCCGCCGCTTGTACCAGCGGCACGTGACCCGGGCGCTGATTATTGCCACGGCCGTTTTTCTGTTGCTGATTGCCTTCCCGCTCATTTCACAGTATCTGAAAGAGCGGATGCCGAAGGAGCCCAAGAAGAACCTACAGGAAAACGTGCTGATGGACGCGCCCCCGCTGGACGAGACCAAGCCGCCGCCCCCTCCCCCGCCGCCCGAAGCTCCGCCGCCCCCGCCGCCTAAGCTGACCACCATCAAATTCACCCCTCCGGTGGTGAAGAAAGATGAGGAAGTGAAGAAGGAAGAGGTGCCGGACCAGGAAGAGCTGAAGGACAAAACGGTGGCTACCGTGACTGTAAAAGGCAACACGGACGCTCCCGACCTGAGCGAACTCGCAAGCGGCGAGGGCGACAAAGTGGTAGAGGAGGTAGTAGAAAACAAAGTCTACACCTACGTGGAGCAGATGCCCCAGCTGCCCGGCGGCGGCGGCAACGGTGCCATCGTAGCAGCCATTCAGAAAGCCACTAAGTACCCGCCCCTGGCGCTCCGCAACCAAGTCGAAGGCCGCATTTTCGTGAGCTTCACGGTAAATGCCCAAGGCGACGTTTCGGACGTGAAAGTGGTAAAGGGCCTGGGTTCGGGCTTGGACGAGGAGACCATTCGGGCAGTGAAAACCCTGCCCAAATTCATCCCCGGCAAGCAGAACGGCCGCGCAGTGAGCGTATCGTTCACGGTGCCGATTACCTTCAAGATTCAGTAA
- a CDS encoding energy transducer TonB, which translates to MSTPIALTGSLDDIVFEGRNKAYGAFQLRRSYQRHLGSALLIAVTACTLLFLLPFAVNMLWPAVVEAPPVLPELPQNQPKIYEFEKVTPPPPAAAAPEVKVTPHDVIQTRVAPDAQVKPTVESTLPQDIGPSGPAKDGAENSTGASGNTGPGIAPAGDSAAPAPAAPMAPVLAPEVMPDFVGGRTALMRYLQKHLRYPAAAMAAQVSGKVYVSFVVQTDGSIGEVTVLKGLGYGTEEAASRVVREMPAWTPGLQNNHAVPVRFTLPITFQFE; encoded by the coding sequence ATGTCCACGCCCATCGCCCTCACCGGCTCCCTCGACGACATCGTGTTCGAGGGACGCAACAAAGCCTACGGCGCCTTTCAGCTGCGCCGCTCGTATCAGCGCCACCTTGGCTCGGCGCTGCTCATTGCTGTCACGGCTTGCACGCTGCTGTTTTTATTACCCTTCGCCGTGAACATGCTGTGGCCAGCAGTGGTGGAAGCACCGCCGGTATTGCCCGAGTTGCCGCAGAACCAACCCAAAATCTACGAGTTTGAGAAGGTAACGCCGCCTCCACCGGCCGCCGCTGCGCCCGAGGTGAAAGTGACGCCGCACGACGTTATTCAGACCCGCGTTGCGCCCGACGCACAAGTGAAGCCCACCGTAGAGTCGACGCTCCCGCAAGACATTGGGCCTTCGGGCCCGGCGAAAGACGGCGCCGAAAATTCAACCGGTGCCAGCGGCAATACCGGCCCAGGCATTGCGCCGGCAGGCGATTCGGCTGCGCCGGCCCCAGCCGCCCCAATGGCCCCGGTTCTGGCACCCGAAGTAATGCCCGATTTTGTGGGGGGCCGCACCGCCCTGATGCGCTACCTGCAAAAGCACCTGCGTTACCCCGCCGCCGCAATGGCCGCGCAGGTATCGGGCAAAGTGTATGTTTCGTTTGTGGTGCAGACCGACGGCAGCATTGGCGAAGTAACGGTATTGAAAGGCCTGGGCTACGGCACCGAGGAAGCCGCCTCCCGCGTAGTGCGCGAAATGCCGGCCTGGACGCCGGGCTTGCAGAACAACCACGCTGTGCCGGTGCGCTTCACCCTGCCCATCACGTTTCAGTTTGAGTAG